The Impatiens glandulifera chromosome 3, dImpGla2.1, whole genome shotgun sequence genome contains a region encoding:
- the LOC124929425 gene encoding tocopherol cyclase, chloroplastic isoform X3 yields the protein METNFYSFCKHSSNDLLRGIERVKHVQAFKHKSFAVPNRLPLRISAVDTSSRADEADLATVKSVEAAAAVQPVYKPTPPNRDLRTPHSGYHYDGSIRKFFEGWYFKVSIPERRQSFCFMYTVENPAFATKLTKLEEITHGPRFTGVGAQILGADDKYICQFKDESLDFWGSRHDLMLGNTFIAQKDMSPPNEEIPPEEFNRRVSEGFQVTPFWNQGFIRDDGRTDYLDIVKSARWEYSTRPVYGWGNVGSKQKSTAGWLAAFPVFEPHWQICLASGFSTGWIEWGDERFEFTNAPSYSEKNWGGAFPKKWFWVQCNIFEGAFGEVALTAAGGLRKLPGDTFENAALVGVHCGGVFYEFVPWNGVVAFEIAPWGSWNISAENETHQVEIEATTDDQGTALRAPTSEAGLAPICKDTCFGNLRLRLWERRLDGNKGKIILDVTSTMAAVEVGGGPWFNTWKGNTKMPQIIKRALNVPIDINGFFGFLPFLKPPGL from the exons ATGGAAACGAATTTCTATTCCTTCTGCAAACACTCATCAAATGATCTTCTTCGTGGAATAGAAAGAGTAAAGCATGTTCAAGCCTTCAAGCACAAATCTTTTGCGGTTCCCAATCGGCTGCCCCTTCGTATCTCAGCCGTGGACACTTCCTCCAGAGCTGATGAAGCTGATTTAGCAACTGTCAAGTCGGTCGAAGCCGCCGCCGCTGTCCAGCCCGTCTATAAGCCCACGCCTCCCAATCGCGACCTGCGGACTCCCCATAGCGG GTATCATTACGATGGGAGCATTAGGAAGTTTTTTGAAGGCTGGTACTTCAAGGTTTCAATACCTGAACGGCGACAGAGCTTCTGTTTCATGTACACTGTGGAGAATCCCGCCTTTGCAACGAAATTGACTAAATTAGAAGAGATTACGCATGGCCCGCGCTTCACAGGAGTTGGAGCACAAATTCTTGGTGCTGATGATAAGTATATTTGCCAGTTCAAAGACGAGTCTCTGGATTTCTGGGGAA GTAGGCATGACCTGATGCTGGGGAATACTTTTATTGCTCAAAAGGACATGAGCCCACCTAATGAGGAAATCCCACCTGAG GAGTTCAATCGAAGAGTCTCGGAGGGCTTCCAAGTTACCCCATTTTGGAATCAGGGTTTCATCCGTGACGATGGGCG GACAGATTATTTGGACATTGTAAAGTCTGCTCGTTGGGAGTATAGTACCCGACCTGTTTATGGATGGGGCAACGTTGGGTCCAAACAGAAGTCAACCGCTGGCTGGCTTGCTGCTTTTCCTGTATTTGAGCCTCATTGGCAGATCTGCTTGGCTAGTGGATTTTCAACAG GTTGGATAGAATGGGGTGATGAAAGGTTTGAGTTCACGAATGCTCCTTCGTATTCAGAGAAAAATTGGGGTGGGGCTTTCCCGAAAAAGTGGTTCTGG GTTCAGTGTAACATCTTTGAAGGGGCGTTTGGAGAAGTTGCTTTGACTGCAGCTGGTGGACTTAGGAAACTTCCTGGAGACACATTTGAAAATGCTGCACTG GTTGGAGTTCATTGTGGTGGAGTTTTCTACGAATTCGTGCCGTGGAATGGAGTTGTTGCCTTCGAAATTGCTCCTTGGGGTTCCTGGAACATCTCTGCTGAGAATGAAACGCACCAG GTAGAAATAGAGGCTACCACGGATGATCAAGGTACAGCTTTGCGTGCACCAACATCTGAAGCTGGACTAGCTCCCATTTGTAAAGACACCTGTTTTGGCAACTTAAGACTACGTTTGTGGGAACGTAGACTCGATGGAAACAAAGGAAAG ATCATATTGGATGTAACAAGCACCATGGCCGCAGTTGAAGTTGGAGGAGGGCCATGGTTCAATACATGGAAGGGCAATACAAAGATGCCCCAGATAATTAAACGCGCCCTAAATGTGCCAATTGACATCAATGGATTCTTCGGTTTTCTTCCATTCCTCAAACCCCCAggcttataa
- the LOC124931596 gene encoding probable beta-1,4-xylosyltransferase IRX9H has protein sequence MASIRRTLSPLPRPGSVSNGEAVSLASPLSRSSSAQPQSQSHHPPIGVLSSLLSFLDYLLYRIQYSILGLFSNRSSRPLERSKLKGQIWRRYIFHFIICFAAGIFLGLTPFASTNLFFKQHQSFSFDTVPPRLETNSTPLVDGSVLDNEEVTELVQFDHLGSDREFHKLLIVVTPTDSGPFQAYRLNRLGLTLKLVRSPLLWIVVDLSSQSAETETADILRRNSVMYRHLVCTNNNLTEAKDKRVHQRNTALSHIEKHRLDGIVYFADEENIYSVDLFEDMRKILRFGTWTVARLMERTDAILEGPVCNETRVIGWHVHGRVRRFRRFHSEMPGFAFNSTILWDTNRWHRPTIEPIRHVDVVNVGDQASFFIAQVVEDESQMECLQQNSSKVLVWQHHSESSNPYPPRWHMKNSLDVTIPLA, from the exons ATGGCTTCAATTCGAAGGACACTGTCTCCTTTGCCTAGACCTGGTAGTGTTTCAAACGGTGAAGCAGTCTCATTAGCTTCTCCTTTGTCCAGATCTTCATCTGCTCAGCCTCAATCTCAATCCCATCATCCGCCAATCGGTGTTCTTTCTTCTTTGCTTAGTTTTCTAGACTATCTGTTGTATAGGATTCAATACTCTATACTTGGTCTTTTCTCAAATAGATCTTCAAGGCCATTAGAGAGGTCAAAACTGAAAGGACAAATTTGGAGGAGATATATTTTCCATTTCATCATATGTTTCGCTGCTGGTATTTTTCTTGGACTCACACCATTTGCTTCCACGAATCTCTTCTTCAAACAACATCAATCCTTCTCTTTCGACACAGTTCCTCCTCGTCTGGAAACGAACTCGACCCCATTAGTAGATGGTTCTGTTTTGGATAATGAAGAAGTCACAGAGCTGGTTCAATTTGATCATCTGGGTTCTGACAGGGAGTTTCATAAGCTTTTGATTGTTGTGACACCAACGGATTCAGGTCCATTTCAAGCATATCGACTGAACCGTTTGGGACTTACGTTGAAGCTAGTTCGATCTCCTCTTTTGTGGATTGTGGTGGATTTGTCTTCTCAGTCTGCTGAAACTGAAACAGCTGATATTTTGAGGAGAAACAGTGTCATGTATAGGCATCTTGTCTGCACTAACAACAACTTGACTGAGGCTAAAGATAAAAGAGTTCACCAAAGAAACACGGCATTATCCCACATAGAAAAACATCGTCTTGATGGAATCGTGTACTTTGCAGACGAGGAGAATATTTATTCGGTTGATCTCTTCGAAGATATGAGGAAGATTTT GCGATTTGGGACGTGGACTGTAGCGAGATTAATGGAGAGAACCGACGCTATCCTTGAGGGCCCCGTTTGTAATGAGACACGAGTTATCGGGTGGCACGTACATGGAAGAGTTAGAAGATTTCGAAGATTCCATTCTGAGATGCCCGGTTTTGCCTTTAACAGCACCATACTTTGGGATACGAATAGATGGCATCGACCCACTATTGAACCGATAAGGCATGTGGATGTTGTAAACGTAGGAGATCAA GCGAGTTTCTTCATAGCACAAGTTGTGGAGGACGAAAGCCAAATGGAATGCTTACAGCAGAACTCATCAAAAGTTCTTGTTTGGCAACATCATTCTGAATCATCGAATCCTTATCCTCCTCGGTGGCATATGAAGAACAGTCTTGATGTGACGATTCCACTGGCTTGA
- the LOC124928880 gene encoding protein NRT1/ PTR FAMILY 1.2-like yields the protein MENDANYSDKEDHEDELDEETTKIQEPLLSITNTKGGFKTIPFILANEAFEKLASSGLGPNMIIYLMSEYNMSMTTASNFIFIWSAATTFFPILGAIIADSYLGRFTMIAVGSLVSLLGMILLWLTTIIQQSRPSHCDQQQFITDSDDNNNCEFPSIPQIIFLCIAFGLMSIGAGGTRSSSLAFGTDQLQTDHRLKTPGALASYFSWYYASSAFSIIVAITLIVYIQDNIGWTVGFGVPVVLMFISTVFFFSASRLYVKRKPKPSLIVGLFQVVAASYKNRHIKMMSTHDYYCHKDQLVPSESFGFLNKACVIKDRELDLTSEGEALDPWCLCTVEQVEELKSLIKVFPLWSTGIMLCVIINQGSFRVIQAAAMDRHVSSTFEIPPGSFGVFMVISVILWIGLYDRVILPLASKIMGKPAHMTAKTRMGVGLFLSFITIATTALVESFRRAKPPTVKMSAMWLIPQNCLAGLAEALNMIGQNEFYISEFPDSMASIASTLTGVGWSVGSLLASFILSSVDIATKKKDGTESWVSSDINKGHYDYYCWLLSGLSLVNLMYFVICSRSYGPCKGQGLSR from the exons ATGGAGAATGATGCTAATTATTCAGACAAAGAAGATCATGAAGATGAATTAGATGAAGAGACAACAAAGATCCAAGAGCCTCTCTTGTCCATCACCAACACCAAGGGTGGATTCAAAACTATTCCATTCATCTTGG CAAATGAAGCTTTTGAGAAATTGGCCAGCAGTGGTCTTGGCCCTAACATGATCATTTACCTCATGTCCGAATATAACATGAGCATGACCACAGCCtcaaacttcatcttcatctggtCGGCCGCCACCACCTTCTTCCCCATCCTCGGCGCCATCATCGCAGACTCTTATCTCGGTCGCTTCACCATGATCGCAGTTGGATCCCTTGTTAGCCTACtg GGGATGATCCTACTATGGTTAACAACCATAATCCAACAATCAAGACCTTCACATTGTGATCAACAGCAATTCATCACAGATAgtgatgataataataattgcGAATTCCCGTCAATACCCCAGATTATCTTCTTATGTATCGCTTTCGGCCTTATGTCAATTGGAGCAGGTGGCACTAGATCCTCTTCATTAGCATTTGGAACAGATCAACTGCAAACCGACCACCGCCTGAAAACTCCCGGCGCATTGGCAAGCTACTTCAGCTGGTACTATGCTTCATCAGCGTTTTCCATTATCGTCGCTATAACTTTAATAGTTTATATCCAAGATAATATAGGTTGGACAGTTGGTTTTGGTGTACCCGTCGTTCTAATGTTCATTTCCACAGTGTTTTTCTTCTCGGCTTCGCGTCTATACGTTAAGCGAAAGCCGAAGCCGAGCTTGATCGTCGGTCTGTTTCAAGTGGTCGCAGCCTCGTACAAGAACAGACATATCAAGATGATGTCGACCCATGATTATTACTGCCACAAGGATCAACTAGTTCCCAGTGAGAGCTTTGGGTTTTTGAACAAAGCTTGTGTTATTAAAGATCGAGAACTAGACTTAACTTCAGAAGGAGAAGCTTTGGATCCGTGGTGTCTATGTACTGTCGAACAAGTCGAGGAGCTAAAATCGTTGATCAAAGTGTTCCCTTTATGGTCCACGGGGATCATGTTGTGCGTAATCATAAACCAGGGCTCGTTCCGTGTGATCCAAGCCGCGGCAATGGATCGACATGTGAGTTCGACCTTCGAGATTCCTCCCGGTTCGTTCGGGGTTTTCATGGTCATCTCTGTAATCCTATGGATCGGTCTCTACGATAGAGTAATCCTGCCGTTAGCATCGAAAATCATGGGGAAACCGGCTCATATGACGGCTAAAACGAGGATGGGGGTCGGACTTTTCTTGTCGTTCATCACCATTGCGACGACGGCTCTGGTGGAGAGCTTCCGACGAGCCAAACCACCCACGGTTAAGATGTCGGCAATGTGGCTTATACCGCAAAACTGCTTGGCGGGCCTGGCAGAGGCATTAAACATGATTGGGCAAAACGAGTTTTACATATCGGAGTTCCCAGACAGCATGGCTAGCATTGCTTCGACTCTGACCGGAGTTGGGTGGTCGGTTGGTAGCTTGCTGGCTAGCTTCATATTGAGTAGCGTGGATATTGCCACAAAGAAGAAGGATGGAACAGAGAGCTGGGTTTCAAGTGATATAAATAAGGGTCATTATGACTACTATTGTTGGCTTCTTTCTGGCTTGAGCCTTgttaatttaatgtattttgtCATCTGCAGTAGATCTTATGGTCCTTGCAAGGGACAAGGATTAAGTAGATAA
- the LOC124929425 gene encoding tocopherol cyclase, chloroplastic isoform X2, translating into METNFYSFCKHSSNDLLRGIERVKHVQAFKHKSFAVPNRLPLRISAVDTSSRADEADLATVKSVEAAAAVQPVYKPTPPNRDLRTPHSGYHYDGSTRKFFEGWYFKVSIPERRQSFCFMYSVENPAFSTKLTKLEEATHGPRFTGVGAQILGADDKYICQYKDESQTFWGSRHELMLGNTFVAQNGMSPPNVEIPPEEFNRRVSEGFQVTPLWNQGFIRDDGRTDYLDIVKSARWEYSTRPVYGWGNVGSQQKSTAGWLAAFPVFEPHWQICLAGGLSTGWIEWGDERFEFTDAPSYSEKNWGGAFPKKWFWVQCNVFEGASGEVALTAAGGLRQLPGDTYENAALVGIHCGGVFYEFVPWNGVVAFEIAPWGSWIISAENETHKVEVEASTDDPGTTLRAPTSEAGLAPACKDTCFGNLRLRLWERRYDGSKGKMILDVTSNMAAVEVGGGPWFNTWKGKTTTPEIVSRALNVPVDIDGFFGFLPFLKPPGL; encoded by the exons ATGGAAACGAATTTCTATTCCTTCTGCAAACACTCATCAAATGATCTTCTTCGTGGAATAGAAAGAGTAAAGCATGTTCAAGCCTTCAAGCACAAATCTTTTGCGGTTCCCAATCGGCTGCCCCTTCGTATCTCAGCCGTGGACACTTCCTCCAGAGCTGATGAAGCTGATTTAGCAACTGTCAAGTCGGTCGAAGCCGCCGCCGCTGTCCAGCCCGTCTATAAGCCCACGCCTCCCAATCGCGACCTGCGGACTCCCCATAGCGG GTATCATTACGATGGGAGTACTAGGAAATTCTTCGAAGGCTGGTACTTCAAGGTCTCAATACCTGAACGGAGACAGAGCTTCTGCTTCATGTACTCGGTGGAGAATCCCGCATTTTCAACCAAATTGACAAAATTGGAAGAGGCAACACATGGACCACGGTTCACTGGAGTAGGGGCACAAATTCTTGGTGCTGATGATAAGTACATTTGTCAGTACAAAGATGAGTCTCAGACTTTCTGGGGAA GTAGGCATGAGCTGATGCTGGGGAATACTTTTGTTGCTCAAAATGGCATGAGCCCACCCAATGTGGAAATCCCACCTGAG GAGTTCAATCGAAGAGTCTCGGAAGGCTTCCAAGTTACACCACTTTGGAATCAGGGTTTCATCCGTGATGATGGGCG GACAGATTATTTAGACATTGTAAAGTCTGCTCGATGGGAATACAGTACCCGACCTGTTTATGGATGGGGCAATGTTGGGTCTCAACAGAAGTCAACCGCTGGCTGGCTTGCTGCTTTTCCTGTATTTGAGCCTCATTGGCAGATCTGCTTAGCTGGTGGACTTTCAACAG GTTGGATAGAATGGGGTGATGAAAGGTTTGAGTTCACGGATGCTCCATCATATTCAGAGAAAAACTGGGGTGGGGCTTTCCCCAAAAAGTGGTTCTGG GTTCAGTGTAACGTCTTTGAAGGGGCATCTGGAGAAGTTGCTTTGACTGCAGCTGGTGGACTGAGACAACTTCCTGGAGACACGTATGAAAATGCTGCACTG GTTGGAATTCATTGTGGAGGAGTTTTCTATGAATTTGTGCCGTGGAATGGAGTTGTTGCCTTTGAAATTGCTCCTTGGGGCTCCTGGATCATCTCGGCTGAGAATGAAACGCACAAG GTAGAAGTAGAGGCCAGCACTGATGATCCAGGTACAACTTTGCGGGCACCAACATCGGAAGCTGGACTAGCTCCTGCTTGTAAAGACACATGTTTTGGCAACTTGAGACTGCGGTTGTGGGAACGGAGATACGATGGAAGCAAGGGAAAG ATGATATTGGATGTAACAAGCAACATGGCAGCAGTAGAAGTTGGGGGAGGACCTTGGTTCAATACCTGGAAAGGCAAGACTACGACTCCTGAGATAGTTAGCCGTGCTCTAAATGTTCCAGTTGATATTGATGGGTTCTTTGGTTTTCTTCCTTTCCTCAAACCCCCTGGCTTATAA
- the LOC124932898 gene encoding ER membrane protein complex subunit 1 gives MAIRVFVVLFILLSSSYTISSLYEDQVGLMDWHQQYIGKVKHAVFHTQKAGRKRVVVSTEENVVASLDLRRGEIYWRHVLGAGDVIDQIDIALGKYVITLSSAGSTLRAWNLPDGQMAWESSLSGSKPSNSFLLVPGKSEKDTVIIAYGNGCLHAISSVDGELLWKKELDEGIEIQQLVQPFGSELIYAVGYIGSSQFAAYQINADTGDLLKYESEASPGGFSGEIVLVSGETFVAFDATQTHLVSVKIRNGKISFQQTHISNIVDNLSGKATLLQSKLAGIFGVNVGTYTTFVKVTDEGQFVVLSKTSHAAALSDVLPISDGHFAFSIIQLDGDKIQQTVKDVEDWGNDFLIERIDMTEKRGLVHKVFLNNYIKTDRSYGFRALVVMEDHSLLLLQQGEIVWTREDGLASIIDVTTSELPIEKQGVSVAKVEQTLFEWLKGHLLKVKGTLMLATPDEVAEIQKIRLQSSGKSKMTRDHNGFRKLLIVLSKSGKIFALHTGDGRIVWSQLLRSLQKSEGCEFPVGLNLYHWQVPHHHALDENPSVLVVGRCGSKLDNPGVLSVVDVYTGNEVNPWGHVHSISQVVPLPFTDSTEQRLHLLIDTHGNAHLYPTNTEALEIFQREFTNVYWYSVEADTGIIKGHTLKSTCTLEVEDKYCFSSRDLWSIVFPSESEKIIATVTRKPNEVVHTQAKVMAEQELMYKYISKNLVFVATVTPKASGEIGSATPDESQLVVYLIDTVTGRILNRMVHHGSQGPVHAVFSENWVVYHYFNLRAHRYEMSVIEIYDQSRADNKDVLKLIVGKHNLTSPVSSYSRPEILTKSQSYFFAHTVKVVAVTSTAKGITSRHLLIGTVGDQVLALDKRFVDPRRTANPTQAEREEGLVPLTDSLPIIPQSYVTHGLKVEGLRGIVTIPTKLESTSLVFTYGVDLFFTRIAPSKTYDSLTEDFSYALLLITIFVLLVAIFVTWYLSEKKELEEKWR, from the exons ATGGCGATTAGGGTTTTTGTTGTGCTTTTCATCTTATTGTCTTCTTCATACACCATATCTTCCCTCTATGAAGATCAAGTCGGACTTATGGACTG GCACCAGCAGTATATAGGAAAGGTTAAGCACGCTGTTTTCCACACACAGAAGGCTGGACGGAAGAGAGTGGTAGTCTCCACCGAAGAGAATGTCGTCGCATCTCTCGATCTTCGTCGTGGCGAGATTT ATTGGAGACATGTTCTTGGGGCTGGTGATGTTATCGATCAAATTGATATAGCACTTGGAAAAT ATGTCATTACCTTGTCATCAGCTGGAAGTACACTGAGAGCATGGAACCTTCCTGATGGACAGATGGCGTGGGAGTCTTCACTTTCAGGCTCAAAGCCCTCAAACTCATTTTTACTCGTTCCG GGAAAATCTGAAAAGGATACTGTGATCATTGCCTATGGGAACGGGTGTTTACATGCTATTTCAAGTGTCGATGGTGAACTTCTCTGGAAGAAGGAACTAGATGAAGG AATTGAAATCCAACAGTTGGTTCAGCCCTTTGGGAGTGAGCTGATATATGCTGTAGGATATATCGGATCTTCCCAGTTTGCTGCCTATCAAATTAATGCCGATACTGGTGATTTGCTGAAGTATGAAAGCGAGGCTTCTCCTGGTGGCTTTTCTGGAGAGATAGTGTTGGTTTCAGGCGAAACCTTTGTGGCATTTGATGCAACTCAGACACATCTGGTCTCAGTAAAGATCAGGAATGGAAAAATTAGCTTTCAGCAAACACATATTTCAAACATTGTTGACAATCTTTCTGGAAAGGCTACACTGTTGCAATCTAAGCTTGCAGGGATTTTCGGTGTAAACGTTGGTACATATACTACATTCGTTAAAGTTACAGATGAAGGCCAATTTGTGGTATTGAGCAAAACCAGTCATGCAGCAGCTCTTAGTGATGTTCTCCCAATCTCAGATGGCCACTTTGCCTTTTCCATTATTCAGCTCGATGGTGATAAGATTCAACAAACAGTGAAGGATGTTGAAGACTGGGGAAATGATTTTCTTATTGAGAGAATAGATATGACAGAAAAGAGAGGGCTTGTGCATAAAGTTTTTCTTAACAACTATATTAAAACAGACAGGTCTTACGGATTTAGGGCCTTGGTTGTTATGGAAGACCATTCACTTCTGTTACTCCAACAAGGTGAGATTGTTTGGACTAGGGAGGATGGGCTTGCTTCTATAATTGATGTAACAACGTCAGAATTACCTATAGAGAAGCAAGGTGTTTCTGTGGCGAAAGTAGAGCAGACTCTTTTTGAATGGCTTAAG GGCCATCTCTTGAAGGTTAAAGGAACTTTAATGCTTGCAACACCTGATGAGGTAGCTGAAATTCAGAAAATCAGATTACAGAGCTCTGGGAAAAGCAAGATGACACGTGACCATAATGGCTTCCGGAAGCTTCTCATAGTGCTTTCCAAATCGGGGAAAATCTTTGCTTTACATACAGGAGATGGGAGAATTGTGTGGTCTCAGTTACTCCGTTCCCTTCAAAAGTCAGAAGGATGTGAATTTCCAGTTGGACTTAATTTATACCATTGGCAGGTTCCACATCATCATGCATTGGATGAAAACCCATCTGTTCTTGTAGTTGGAAGATGCGGTTCAAAACTCGATAATCCTGGTGTTCTTTCTGTAGTGGATGTTTATACAGGAAACGAGGTTAATCCCTGGGGCCATGTTCACTCCATTTCGCAAGTTGTTCCGCTTCCTTTTACTGATTCAACAGAACAACGCCTGCATTTGTTAATAGATACTCATGGGAATGCACACTTATACCCAACAAATACTGAGGCTCTTGAAATCTTCCAACGTGAGTTCACAAATGTATATTGGTACTCGGTTGAAGCTGATACCGGGATCATTAAAGGCCATACCTTGAAGAGTACATGTACTCTAGAGGTTGAAGATAAATACTGTTTCAGCTCTCGAGACTTATGGTCTATTGTTTTCCCCTCTGAATCAGAGAAAATTATTGCGACTGTGACAAGGAAACCCAATGAG GTGGTCCATACGCAAGCTAAGGTTATGGCTGAGCAAGAATtgatgtataaatatatttcaaagaATTTAGTTTTTGTGGCTACGGTAACACCAAAGGCTAGTGGTGAAATTGGCTCTGCCACCCCGGATGAATCTCAGCTTGTTGTGTATCTAATAGATACTGTGACTGGTCGAATATTGAACCGCATGGTACATCACGGTTCCCAGGGTCCGGTCCATGCA GTTTTCAGTGAGAACTGGGTTGTCTACCACTACTTCAATCTTAGAGCACACAGATACGAGATGTCAGTCATTGAGATCTATGATCAATCACGAGCT GATAACAAAGATGTTCTGAAGCTTATTGTTGGAAAGCATAACCTTACATCTCCTGTTTCGTCGTATTCTCGTCCCGAGATTCTAACGAAATCGCAATCTTATTTCTTCGCCCATACTGTTAAGGTTGTAGCAGTTACATCAACTGCCAAGGGCATTACTTCAAGACATCTTCTCATTGGCACTGTTGGTGATCAG GTTTTGGCTCTTGACAAGCGTTTTGTGGATCCTCGTCGAACAGCTAATCCCACACAAGCTGAAAGGGAAGAAGGACTAGTTCCTCTTACAGATTCACTACCAATTATTCCACAG TCCTACGTGACACATGGCCTTAAAGTTGAAGGGCTGAGAGGAATAGTGACGATTCCGACAAAGCTGGAGTCAACTTCACTTGTGTTCACGTATGGGGTTGATCTCTTCTTCACACGGATTGCACCTTCAAAAACCTATGACTCGCTCACTGAGGATTTCAGCTATGCGTTACTTTTGATCACAATATTTGTTCTTTTAGTAGCAATCTTCGTAACATGGTATCTATCCGAGAAAAAAGAGCTCGAAGAGAAGTGGAGATGA
- the LOC124929425 gene encoding tocopherol cyclase, chloroplastic isoform X1 has translation MNACHENDSSIRLLSMETSFNSFCKHSPNHQLQPSFIGSSSSEHSSRFLRVKHSQISRYKLRISAVDSDDEADLAAVQPVYNPTPPNRHLRTPHSGYHYDGSIRKFFEGWYFKVSIPERRQSFCFMYTVENPAFATKLTKLEEITHGPRFTGVGAQILGADDKYICQFKDESLDFWGSRHDLMLGNTFIAQKDMSPPNEEIPPEEFNRRVSEGFQVTPFWNQGFIRDDGRTDYLDIVKSARWEYSTRPVYGWGNVGSKQKSTAGWLAAFPVFEPHWQICLASGFSTGWIEWGDERFEFTNAPSYSEKNWGGAFPKKWFWVQCNIFEGAFGEVALTAAGGLRKLPGDTFENAALVGVHCGGVFYEFVPWNGVVAFEIAPWGSWNISAENETHQVEIEATTDDQGTALRAPTSEAGLAPICKDTCFGNLRLRLWERRLDGNKGKIILDVTSTMAAVEVGGGPWFNTWKGNTKMPQIIKRALNVPIDINGFFGFLPFLKPPGL, from the exons atgAATGCCTGCCATGAAAATGACAGCTCCATTCGTCTGCTTTCGATGGAAACGAGCTTCAATTCATTCTGCAAACACTCACCAAATCACCAGCTTCAACCTTCATTCATCGGCTCCTCCTCCTCCGAACATTCGAGTAGATTCCTCAGAGTCAAGCACTCTCAAATCTCTAGGTACAAACTTCGTATCTCAGCCGTAGATTCTGATGACGAAGCCGATTTAGCAGCTGTTCAGCCTGTTTATAATCCCACGCCTCCCAATCGCCACCTGAGAACTCCCCATAGCGG GTATCATTACGATGGGAGCATTAGGAAGTTTTTTGAAGGCTGGTACTTCAAGGTTTCAATACCTGAACGGCGACAGAGCTTCTGTTTCATGTACACTGTGGAGAATCCCGCCTTTGCAACGAAATTGACTAAATTAGAAGAGATTACGCATGGCCCGCGCTTCACAGGAGTTGGAGCACAAATTCTTGGTGCTGATGATAAGTATATTTGCCAGTTCAAAGACGAGTCTCTGGATTTCTGGGGAA GTAGGCATGACCTGATGCTGGGGAATACTTTTATTGCTCAAAAGGACATGAGCCCACCTAATGAGGAAATCCCACCTGAG GAGTTCAATCGAAGAGTCTCGGAGGGCTTCCAAGTTACCCCATTTTGGAATCAGGGTTTCATCCGTGACGATGGGCG GACAGATTATTTGGACATTGTAAAGTCTGCTCGTTGGGAGTATAGTACCCGACCTGTTTATGGATGGGGCAACGTTGGGTCCAAACAGAAGTCAACCGCTGGCTGGCTTGCTGCTTTTCCTGTATTTGAGCCTCATTGGCAGATCTGCTTGGCTAGTGGATTTTCAACAG GTTGGATAGAATGGGGTGATGAAAGGTTTGAGTTCACGAATGCTCCTTCGTATTCAGAGAAAAATTGGGGTGGGGCTTTCCCGAAAAAGTGGTTCTGG GTTCAGTGTAACATCTTTGAAGGGGCGTTTGGAGAAGTTGCTTTGACTGCAGCTGGTGGACTTAGGAAACTTCCTGGAGACACATTTGAAAATGCTGCACTG GTTGGAGTTCATTGTGGTGGAGTTTTCTACGAATTCGTGCCGTGGAATGGAGTTGTTGCCTTCGAAATTGCTCCTTGGGGTTCCTGGAACATCTCTGCTGAGAATGAAACGCACCAG GTAGAAATAGAGGCTACCACGGATGATCAAGGTACAGCTTTGCGTGCACCAACATCTGAAGCTGGACTAGCTCCCATTTGTAAAGACACCTGTTTTGGCAACTTAAGACTACGTTTGTGGGAACGTAGACTCGATGGAAACAAAGGAAAG ATCATATTGGATGTAACAAGCACCATGGCCGCAGTTGAAGTTGGAGGAGGGCCATGGTTCAATACATGGAAGGGCAATACAAAGATGCCCCAGATAATTAAACGCGCCCTAAATGTGCCAATTGACATCAATGGATTCTTCGGTTTTCTTCCATTCCTCAAACCCCCAggcttataa